The following nucleotide sequence is from Phycisphaera sp..
CATGAAGGAACTGCGGTACGCCTACCGAGTTTTCGGTCGCTACGAGCACGCCCAGAACATCACCATCTTCGGCTCGGCCCGCACGCCCGAGGACCACCCCGACTACACCGCCTGCGTCGAGTTCTCCAAGGACATGGCCGAGGCGGGCTGGATGGTCATCACTGGCGCGGGCGACGGCATCATGAAGGCCGGTCACGTGGGCCCGGGCAAGGCCGCCAGCTTTGGCGTCGCGATCCGCCTGCCCTTCGAGACCACCGCCAACACGGTCATCCACGGCGACGAGAAGCTCATCCACTTCCGCTACTTCTTCACCCGCAAGCTCATGTTCCTGTCCCAGGCCAAGGCGGTCGCCCTGTTCCCCGGCGGCTTTGGCACGATGGACGAGGCCTACGAGACCCTTACCCTCATCCAGACCGGCAAGAGCGGCATGATCCCCATCGTGATGCTCGAGGGCGAGGGCGGCGGTTACTGGGATGAGTTCCACGCGTTCGCTCGCAACGCCCTGCTCAGCCGCCAGATGATCGGCGAGGACGACACCGCCCTGTACTACCACGCCAAGGACCCCCACGACGGCGTGCGGCACGTGCTGGACTTCTATCGGAATTACCACAGCTCCAGATACGCGGGCGACGAACTGATCATCCGCGTCCGCCGTCGCCTCGAAAACGAGCACATGGCGACACTCAACGAGGAATTCGCCCGATTGGTCAAGTCCGGGCAGATCCGCCAGGGCGGCCCGCACGAATACGAGGACGAATTCCTGGAACTGCCCAGGATCACGTTCACCCACACCCGACGCGACTTCGGGCTGGTTCGCAAGCTGATCGACCGGATCAACGAGCTCGACGCCTCGTAGACCACCATGCCGCGACCGAACCGCCGCATCGCCGTTCAGAAAAGCCTGGCCCTGGTGGCCGGCCTCGTGCTGTCGTGCTCTTGCGGATGCACCAGCCACTTACGCATCCCCGATGCCCCACCCCCGATTGATCTTGAGCCTGTGACATCCATGGCCGGGTACGGCATGGAATTGCGGCTGTGGGCCCTGGATGCGACATCGTGGAGACGCTCGCAGAACAACGCCGAACTCGAGAAACTGTACCAAGCCTGGCTGGCAATCGAGGCGCAACGAACCGCCGACGAGCAGGAAGCCCAGGACGCCAGGCAACCTGCCGACGAGCCGCAGCCCGCGGGCCCGCCCATCGACAATCCAGACGATGGCCCCCGGACCTTCGAGGAATTCGTGATGGCGCAGCGCGTCGACTCGCCCGAGCGGCCTGGGCTTGAGGCGCTCGCCAGGTACAGCGAAACGCGCGGCGCGCTCGATCAACGAGCGATCAACGTTTGGGAGAGCAACGGGCTCGAGTTCGCGCTCGTGCCCATCGGCGAGTTGGCCAGCCTCCGATCCTTGATGGGTGTGCCCGGCCCCCTCGAGCGCACCTGGTGGGGCTCGACCACCGCATGGTCGCACCTGGCCAAGGGCATACCCGCCGGCAACCGCCACATCGAAACCGATATGGGACCACTCGTGCTCGGGCCGGGCCGGCTCGCCATCGTCGGCCGTGCATGGCCCGCGCCTGGCGTGAGCGAGCCGGTGCTTCGGCTGGAACTCTGCCCACAGTTCCTGCCCGTGCGCACGTCGGCCTCGCGCCTCGAAGCACGCCTGTCGGCCCGGCTCACTTCGGACAACACGCCGCCCAGCGCCCTCGACGAGGGCCCGGTGTTCGAGCGGCTCATTTTGCGTGGGTCAATCCCGCGTGGGTACGCGCTGATCATCGCCCCGACCGTGCGCGGGGAGATCCTCGGCCGCTTCGGTCCGGACGTGCCCACGTCGACCTTGGCCGAAGCCCTCCTGTCCTCGGTCGGGCCCGATGGCGCTCCTAGGCCGGTGGCGTTAGTGGTGGTGCCCGTGCTGCCCCAGTGGTTCTCACTCGGCGGGGGCTGACCCCTACGAGGCGTACAGGGTCCGAGCCGAGCAACATCCCAAGCTACCATGCCGGGCCCGTCCTGCTGGTCGGGTGATCCCTATCGCCCCGTCCGGACCGGAGACCCAGGACCTTGCAACACCTTGCCTCGCTGCTGTGGCTGCTGCTCGGACTGACGCTGCTCGTTGGTGGGGCCGAGATCATGCTCCGCGGCGCCACGTCCCTCGCCAAGCGGCTGGGCGTCTCGAACTTCATCATCGGGCTCACCGTGGTCGCCTTCGGTACCAGCATGCCCGAGTTGGCCACCGGCGTCGGGGCCGTCCTGAA
It contains:
- a CDS encoding LOG family protein, encoding MQDGTTQPKTTSASTPQPRTDWQDVGKRIDQLVDLVAPEATEPFDRKLVAELVAAGLKLLPDGRNRGELKLMTAAMKELRYAYRVFGRYEHAQNITIFGSARTPEDHPDYTACVEFSKDMAEAGWMVITGAGDGIMKAGHVGPGKAASFGVAIRLPFETTANTVIHGDEKLIHFRYFFTRKLMFLSQAKAVALFPGGFGTMDEAYETLTLIQTGKSGMIPIVMLEGEGGGYWDEFHAFARNALLSRQMIGEDDTALYYHAKDPHDGVRHVLDFYRNYHSSRYAGDELIIRVRRRLENEHMATLNEEFARLVKSGQIRQGGPHEYEDEFLELPRITFTHTRRDFGLVRKLIDRINELDAS